From Candidatus Hydrogenedentota bacterium:
GCGTGAGGTCTCAAATCTCCAGCAGGGAGGCGGCTGCGCCTTTTTTCACGGAGAAATCAGGGATATTTGGCGGATTTGCCGTGCGTTGCCGCAGTTGGTACGAGATTTGCGTCAGCGTACGGAATTCAGCCGAGGACGTTCGGGCGAGCCGAAGCCCCGTTGTGGTCTGCGCGGCGCTGGGATATACTTCGAGTTTCTGCAAGTTCCCAATCCGTGCAGGCGTACAACCGTAGAAGAAGAGGTGAATCCAGTGAAAAAGATCGAGGCCATCATTAAACCGTTTAAGTTGGAGGAAGTGAAGGAATCCCTTGCTGCCGTTGGTATCCAAGGGTTAACGGTGACCGAGGTCAAAGGATTCGGACGTCAGAAAGGCCACAAAGAACTCTACCGCGGCGCAGAGTATGTTGTTGAGTTTCTGCCCAAGGTGAAGCTTGAGATTGTGGTCGACGACGGCCGCGTCGAACAGGTGGTCGCAGCAATTGTAAAAGCTGCCTCGACAGGCCGTATCGGCGACGGCAAGATTTTCGTATCGACCGTGGACGAAGCCATTCGGATTCGTACGGGAGAGACCGGAGAAATCGCGATTAGCTGAAATTGTCGGCACGGGCCGCCATTCGGAAGGTAGCGTTAAAGGCGCATTGAGTATGTACGGAGGGAACTATGCACAAAGATTTTAGTCCAAAAGATGTAGTTGATTTG
This genomic window contains:
- a CDS encoding P-II family nitrogen regulator, with the translated sequence MKKIEAIIKPFKLEEVKESLAAVGIQGLTVTEVKGFGRQKGHKELYRGAEYVVEFLPKVKLEIVVDDGRVEQVVAAIVKAASTGRIGDGKIFVSTVDEAIRIRTGETGEIAIS